The following are from one region of the Halorussus rarus genome:
- a CDS encoding winged helix-turn-helix transcriptional regulator — protein sequence MTDETDRLPVWCAGKDWCPITATAALIGKKWHPVIVHRLLQGGPMGFNELKSDVGGISSKVLSDSLEDLEEKRLVDREVVSDKPVRVNYSLTEKGESLERLIFEMRDWGREHLDAAEEQDEALA from the coding sequence ATGACCGACGAGACCGACCGACTCCCGGTGTGGTGCGCCGGCAAGGACTGGTGTCCCATCACCGCGACCGCGGCGCTCATCGGCAAGAAGTGGCACCCCGTCATCGTCCACCGGCTGCTCCAGGGCGGCCCGATGGGGTTCAACGAGCTCAAGTCCGACGTCGGAGGCATCTCCAGCAAGGTGCTCTCGGACAGCCTCGAGGACCTCGAGGAGAAGCGACTGGTCGACCGCGAGGTCGTCAGCGACAAGCCGGTCCGGGTCAACTACTCGCTGACCGAGAAGGGCGAGTCGCTCGAACGGCTCATCTTCGAGATGCGCGACTGGGGCCGCGAGCACCTCGACGCCGCCGAGGAGCAGGACGAGGCCCTCGCCTGA
- a CDS encoding AIR synthase family protein produces MTDLGKVDREFFDERIYPHLGADRGDVSLGPQHGVDFGVVEIGGRAVVLASDPLSLTPALGFEKAAWFAVHVALSDAAVSGIPPSHLAVTFTLPPAMTDEEFGTVWETFDREARDLGVSIVTGHTARYGGCQYPWVGGATTLAVGDPDDLVRPDGAEPGDRLLVTKGPAIEVAGFLVTVFEDAVDLPEETIAAAKERFWDMSPVRDALTAAAAGPVTAMHDATEGGLRGALVELARAGGVRLDVDSEAVPVLPGVAEACDHFGIDPWAATSEGTLVLTVEAGGAEAVLAALEDEGIPAADVGEVREGEGVYVDGERTTHPEVDPTWAVFEEYAEKTGLGE; encoded by the coding sequence ATGACCGACCTCGGCAAGGTGGACCGCGAGTTCTTCGACGAGCGCATCTACCCGCACCTCGGCGCGGACCGCGGCGACGTCAGCCTCGGCCCCCAGCACGGCGTCGACTTCGGCGTCGTGGAGATCGGGGGCAGGGCGGTCGTGCTCGCGAGCGACCCGCTGTCGCTGACCCCGGCGCTCGGCTTCGAGAAGGCGGCGTGGTTCGCGGTCCACGTCGCGCTCTCGGACGCCGCGGTGTCCGGTATCCCGCCGTCGCACCTCGCGGTCACCTTCACCCTCCCGCCGGCGATGACCGACGAGGAGTTCGGCACCGTCTGGGAGACGTTCGACCGCGAGGCCCGCGACCTGGGCGTCAGCATCGTCACGGGCCACACCGCCCGGTACGGCGGCTGCCAGTACCCGTGGGTCGGCGGCGCGACCACCCTCGCGGTCGGCGACCCCGACGACCTGGTGAGACCGGACGGCGCCGAACCGGGCGACCGCCTGCTGGTGACCAAGGGGCCCGCAATCGAGGTCGCTGGCTTCCTCGTGACGGTGTTCGAGGACGCGGTCGACCTACCCGAGGAGACGATCGCCGCGGCCAAGGAGCGGTTCTGGGACATGAGCCCGGTCCGGGACGCGCTGACCGCCGCGGCCGCGGGGCCGGTGACCGCGATGCACGACGCGACCGAGGGCGGCCTCCGGGGCGCGCTGGTCGAACTCGCGCGTGCCGGCGGCGTCCGCCTCGACGTCGACTCCGAGGCGGTGCCGGTCCTCCCCGGGGTCGCCGAGGCGTGCGACCACTTCGGCATCGACCCGTGGGCCGCGACCAGCGAGGGGACGCTGGTGCTGACGGTCGAGGCGGGCGGCGCGGAAGCAGTGCTGGCCGCGCTCGAGGACGAGGGCATCCCGGCCGCCGACGTCGGCGAGGTCCGGGAAGGCGAGGGCGTCTACGTCGACGGCGAGCGGACGACCCACCCGGAGGTCGACCCCACGTGGGCGGTGTTCGAGGAGTACGCCGAGAAGACGGGGCTGGGCGAGTAG